The following are encoded together in the Candidatus Omnitrophota bacterium genome:
- a CDS encoding Hpt domain-containing protein: MSDDIIDLNEVLERVQDDKELLLELIGIFLGDCPAKLSAMKMAAEKKDFGQIKDLAHSLKGASANISAKKISAIFLQIEQMAKNNDAASTLQLLTQVNVQIKDLENYLVKLKKGF; the protein is encoded by the coding sequence ATGAGCGATGACATCATTGATTTAAACGAAGTCCTAGAACGGGTTCAAGATGATAAGGAGCTTCTTTTGGAGTTGATCGGTATTTTTTTGGGAGATTGTCCGGCCAAATTATCCGCCATGAAAATGGCCGCGGAGAAAAAAGATTTCGGACAGATCAAGGACCTAGCGCATTCCCTGAAGGGCGCGTCCGCTAATATTTCCGCAAAGAAGATCAGCGCTATTTTTCTGCAAATAGAACAAATGGCCAAGAATAATGATGCTGCGTCCACTTTGCAACTGCTTACCCAGGTCAACGTCCAAATAAAAGATCTTGAGAATTATTTAGTGAAACTTAAAAAAGGTTTTTAG
- a CDS encoding PAS domain S-box protein yields the protein MPISDIDFQQLIDNLQVAVYRKTLGPKGHFLFVNPAFQKILGYTQNEILKISPRKLYEHSQAHTFINKKIERQGYLRNEEIKLKKKDGDFIWCSLTTVAVKDSKGKVAWVDGILEDISTHKRVQRELLESKELFRVVFDNSAIAITVVDKEERIIAWNPFAERMLGMLKSDLFNKPVKELYPAREWRRIRAFRIRKKGILSSIETQIVKKDGSIIEVDLSVSILKDIEGNITGAIGIMRDITSQKIAERKLRESENKTRVILDNSAAAITLTDENEHIISWNRFTENLLGMKKKDLYLKPVSSLYPKDEWKKIRSEDIRQIGSKHHLETKITRKDGQVIDIDLSVNVLKDSNDNIVGSVGIMQDITDRKRAHEVLLQAKLAAEEANSAKTVFLANMSHEVRTPMNAIIGMIDLTLDTSLDDEQKDNLKTARDAATSLLSLLNDILDLSRVEAGKITLEAIDFHLRNVIQSVCKGLSVLAKNKNLELVPVIDSKIPEILEGDPLRLRQILINLINNAIKFTQKGKIELAVKLVSSSAHECQLKFSVTDTGVGIPKDKQEMLFQPFIQADASTTRRFGGTGLGLAISKRLVEMMKGRIWVESEEWKGSTFYFTGNFGIKESGIGLSTVLGEEKSSGAAVSIRDLSGLKILLAEDNPVNQKIAVRVLEKRNWKIQVAENGQQAMDLLNKESFDVVLMDVQMPILDGLEATRLIREEEKQTGKHIPIIAMTARAMEGDEEKCLASGMDGYVAKPIDFNKLYTTVEGILSRKANK from the coding sequence ATGCCTATTTCCGATATTGATTTTCAGCAGTTAATTGATAATTTGCAGGTTGCTGTCTACCGTAAAACCCTTGGCCCCAAGGGGCATTTTTTATTTGTGAATCCCGCCTTTCAGAAGATCCTCGGATATACCCAAAACGAAATTCTCAAAATTTCTCCACGTAAACTCTATGAACATAGCCAGGCGCACACCTTCATTAACAAGAAGATCGAGCGCCAAGGTTACCTGCGCAATGAAGAGATCAAGCTTAAGAAAAAAGACGGCGATTTTATCTGGTGTTCTTTAACGACGGTTGCTGTTAAGGACTCAAAGGGAAAAGTTGCTTGGGTCGACGGGATCTTGGAAGATATTTCCACCCACAAAAGAGTTCAGCGCGAACTTCTGGAATCTAAGGAATTATTCCGTGTTGTTTTTGATAATTCGGCTATTGCGATTACGGTTGTTGATAAAGAAGAGCGGATCATTGCCTGGAATCCCTTCGCCGAAAGAATGCTGGGAATGTTAAAATCCGATTTATTCAACAAACCCGTCAAAGAACTTTATCCGGCGCGCGAATGGCGCAGGATCCGCGCGTTTCGTATCCGTAAAAAAGGGATCTTATCTAGCATTGAGACGCAAATAGTTAAAAAAGACGGCAGTATCATTGAAGTTGACCTGTCGGTGTCTATTTTAAAAGACATTGAAGGCAATATTACCGGCGCTATCGGCATCATGCGCGATATCACCAGCCAAAAAATAGCTGAACGAAAACTTCGAGAATCTGAAAATAAAACCCGGGTTATTTTGGATAATTCCGCGGCGGCTATTACGCTTACGGATGAAAATGAGCATATTATTTCTTGGAACAGGTTTACTGAAAATCTTTTAGGGATGAAGAAAAAAGACCTGTACTTAAAACCAGTTAGTTCTTTATATCCTAAGGATGAATGGAAGAAGATCCGTTCGGAAGATATCCGCCAGATCGGATCGAAACATCATTTAGAAACAAAGATAACGCGTAAAGACGGTCAAGTGATCGATATTGATCTTTCGGTCAATGTTTTAAAAGATTCCAATGATAATATCGTCGGATCTGTGGGGATCATGCAGGATATTACTGACCGAAAACGAGCCCATGAAGTTCTTTTGCAGGCTAAGCTGGCCGCCGAAGAGGCCAACAGTGCTAAGACGGTTTTCTTGGCGAATATGTCCCATGAAGTGCGTACTCCGATGAACGCGATCATCGGCATGATCGATTTAACGTTAGATACTTCGCTTGATGATGAGCAAAAAGATAATTTAAAGACAGCGCGGGATGCAGCTACCAGCCTTTTAAGTTTATTGAATGATATTCTTGATCTTTCTCGTGTTGAAGCGGGAAAGATCACCCTAGAGGCGATCGATTTTCATCTGCGCAATGTTATTCAAAGTGTTTGCAAAGGGCTGTCCGTTTTGGCAAAAAATAAAAATCTTGAGCTGGTTCCTGTCATTGATTCTAAGATCCCGGAGATCTTGGAAGGAGATCCGCTTCGTTTGCGGCAAATTCTCATCAATCTTATTAACAACGCTATCAAATTTACGCAAAAAGGAAAAATTGAACTTGCGGTTAAATTGGTTTCTTCCTCAGCGCATGAATGCCAATTAAAGTTTTCCGTGACGGATACGGGGGTTGGCATTCCAAAAGATAAACAAGAAATGCTTTTTCAACCCTTTATTCAGGCGGATGCGTCGACGACACGCCGTTTTGGCGGAACAGGCTTAGGGCTTGCGATCTCTAAGCGGTTGGTTGAAATGATGAAAGGCCGGATCTGGGTTGAGAGTGAGGAATGGAAAGGAAGCACTTTCTATTTTACCGGGAATTTTGGCATTAAAGAATCCGGGATCGGTTTATCAACAGTTTTGGGCGAAGAAAAATCTTCGGGCGCAGCCGTATCCATAAGAGACCTTTCCGGACTTAAGATCCTGTTGGCCGAAGATAATCCTGTTAACCAGAAAATCGCGGTTAGAGTTTTAGAAAAAAGGAATTGGAAGATCCAGGTGGCAGAAAACGGGCAACAGGCTATGGATTTGCTCAATAAGGAATCATTTGATGTTGTCTTGATGGATGTCCAGATGCCGATCTTAGACGGTTTGGAAGCGACACGTTTGATTAGGGAAGAAGAAAAGCAAACAGGGAAACATATCCCTATCATTGCTATGACGGCGCGCGCCATGGAAGGCGATGAAGAAAAATGCCTTGCCTCAGGTATGGATGGATATGTAGCGAAACCGATCGATTTCAATAAACTTTATACGACGGTGGAAGGAATTCTTTCGCGAAAGGCAAATAAATGA
- a CDS encoding M48 family metalloprotease — MTTQRIRSAFLFVFVLFLISGCATLGLYNPATGQREFIIIPTDAEVAMGKNIHQEVTQQYKLSGSDKDLERVKEIGKKLADVSDRKDYNYHFFLIEKDELNAFTTPGGNIYFFRGLLEKLKTDDQIAAVLAHEIGHCAARHTIKKFQAALGYNLIGALIFSQVKMSDQSRQTASLASDIAMQLVTSAYSRKDEYQADLLGIKYMYLAGFRLNGMIETLEVLERESKGARTPLILNTHPFVSDRIKQAELGIKEAPGKYKLSQ, encoded by the coding sequence ATGACAACTCAAAGGATCCGCAGTGCTTTTCTTTTCGTTTTTGTTTTATTCCTCATCTCGGGATGCGCGACTTTAGGTTTATATAATCCGGCCACCGGGCAAAGAGAATTTATCATTATTCCCACCGATGCCGAAGTCGCCATGGGGAAAAACATCCACCAGGAAGTTACTCAGCAATATAAGCTTTCCGGATCTGACAAAGACCTTGAAAGGGTCAAAGAGATAGGGAAGAAGCTTGCCGATGTTTCTGACCGCAAAGACTATAACTATCATTTTTTTCTCATTGAGAAAGATGAGCTGAACGCGTTTACAACACCCGGAGGAAATATTTATTTTTTTCGCGGCCTATTGGAGAAGCTAAAGACCGATGATCAGATCGCGGCTGTTTTAGCGCATGAGATCGGCCATTGCGCGGCTAGGCACACGATCAAAAAATTCCAGGCTGCTTTAGGCTATAACCTGATCGGGGCTCTTATCTTCAGCCAGGTTAAAATGTCCGATCAATCTAGGCAAACAGCCTCCCTCGCATCTGATATCGCCATGCAATTAGTGACCTCCGCTTACAGCCGAAAAGACGAATATCAAGCTGATTTGCTTGGAATTAAATATATGTACTTGGCAGGGTTTCGTCTCAATGGTATGATAGAAACTCTAGAGGTATTAGAGCGAGAATCTAAAGGTGCGCGAACACCGTTGATCCTAAACACTCACCCTTTTGTCAGCGATCGGATCAAACAGGCTGAATTAGGGATCAAGGAAGCGCCAGGAAAATACAAGCTGAGCCAATAA
- a CDS encoding HD domain-containing protein — MRSQNKKRGDKDFASILSAVNFFAEAGLLKKVKRSGWWVAGIKDPESVAEHCFRCAVMGYYLAHLEGADPFRVTLMTLFNDIHEARINDLHKMGHYYIDFKSAEKKVFREQIEFLNKKAKNQMQEIRDEYDKQSTKESLVARDADILECLLQAKEYYDNGYKGAKNFFKKAPDFLKTKSARKLWRTIKTWDSSSWWKGITKFER; from the coding sequence ATGAGATCGCAAAACAAAAAAAGAGGCGATAAGGATTTTGCATCCATTTTGTCCGCCGTTAATTTTTTCGCCGAAGCCGGCCTTTTAAAGAAGGTGAAGCGAAGCGGGTGGTGGGTGGCTGGGATCAAAGACCCCGAAAGCGTTGCCGAGCATTGTTTTCGTTGTGCTGTCATGGGGTATTATCTGGCGCACTTAGAAGGCGCCGACCCTTTTCGCGTTACGCTGATGACGCTTTTCAATGATATTCACGAAGCTCGGATCAATGATCTGCATAAAATGGGGCATTATTACATTGATTTTAAGTCGGCAGAAAAGAAAGTTTTCCGCGAGCAGATTGAATTCCTAAACAAGAAAGCAAAAAATCAAATGCAGGAGATCCGCGATGAATACGATAAGCAATCCACAAAAGAAAGCTTGGTTGCTCGCGATGCGGATATTCTAGAATGCCTGCTGCAGGCCAAAGAGTATTACGATAATGGATACAAAGGTGCGAAGAATTTCTTTAAAAAAGCCCCTGATTTTTTAAAGACAAAAAGTGCCCGGAAGTTGTGGCGCACCATAAAGACATGGGACAGTAGTTCGTGGTGGAAGGGCATTACAAAATTTGAACGATAA
- the rlmB gene encoding 23S rRNA (guanosine(2251)-2'-O)-methyltransferase RlmB: MKLFGKNPVLERLRSNPKSVRKIHISEGHPDGSYVRKKAFAAGIPVVFVPHSKMVKLSKSLNTQGILAEVDDFVYMPFDELLRMAEEKNLSIVFLDELNDPQNLGAIIRSLACLGGFGIVLPTHDSVDITEAVLRVASGADNYIPVAKVSNLNSAISLAKKSGIWIVGAVTKEGKDLRDISFSFPLALVLGSEQKGIRDIILKQIDLPVTIPMSHPQLSLNVAQATGMIGYEIAKQKKRR, translated from the coding sequence ATGAAATTATTCGGAAAAAATCCGGTCCTTGAACGCTTAAGGTCTAATCCCAAAAGCGTTCGAAAAATTCACATCAGCGAAGGGCATCCCGACGGTAGCTATGTCCGCAAAAAAGCCTTTGCGGCGGGAATTCCGGTTGTTTTTGTCCCGCATTCAAAGATGGTGAAGCTAAGCAAAAGCTTGAACACCCAGGGAATTTTAGCGGAAGTGGACGATTTTGTTTATATGCCTTTTGACGAGCTTTTACGGATGGCCGAAGAAAAAAATTTATCGATCGTTTTCTTGGACGAATTGAACGACCCTCAGAATTTGGGTGCCATTATTAGAAGTTTAGCTTGTTTGGGAGGCTTTGGGATCGTTTTGCCTACGCACGATTCGGTTGATATTACTGAGGCTGTTTTACGGGTGGCATCGGGAGCAGATAACTATATTCCGGTTGCCAAGGTCAGTAATCTTAATAGTGCCATTTCTTTAGCGAAGAAATCGGGGATCTGGATCGTCGGCGCGGTGACCAAGGAAGGGAAAGACCTGCGCGATATTTCATTTTCTTTTCCGCTGGCCCTTGTTCTTGGGTCGGAACAAAAAGGGATTAGGGACATTATCTTGAAACAAATTGATTTGCCGGTGACGATCCCGATGTCACATCCGCAATTATCACTGAACGTTGCTCAGGCAACAGGAATGATAGGCTATGAGATCGCAAAACAAAAAAAGAGGCGATAA
- a CDS encoding glycosyltransferase family 2 protein, which yields MNKVLVSPVAFNEHIKLKSVIERFLRSPVVTQVDYLIVDDGSTDGTTQMIESFASRGVKTIRHPQRRGVGAAIRTAINYALEKHYDVLVIMAGNDKDNPDEIPQLLEPIFKEGFDFVQGSRYKKKNGAGGAMPLYRKLATRLHPLLFSLFTGKKITDSTNGFRAFRLALCKDERINLRQEWLNAYELEPYLFFKAVTLGYRVREVGVTKIYPPKKLGYTKMQPVIGWWSILRPLFYLGFRLRK from the coding sequence ATGAATAAAGTCCTTGTCTCTCCGGTTGCCTTCAATGAACATATAAAATTAAAAAGCGTTATTGAGCGTTTTTTAAGAAGTCCGGTCGTCACTCAAGTCGATTATTTGATCGTTGATGACGGGTCGACCGATGGAACGACGCAGATGATCGAAAGTTTTGCTTCGCGCGGGGTTAAAACCATTCGTCATCCTCAGCGCCGGGGAGTTGGAGCCGCCATTCGTACGGCGATCAATTATGCTTTAGAAAAACACTATGATGTTTTGGTGATCATGGCGGGCAATGACAAAGATAATCCGGATGAGATCCCGCAATTGCTGGAACCGATCTTTAAAGAAGGGTTTGATTTTGTTCAGGGTTCCCGCTACAAAAAGAAAAATGGCGCCGGGGGCGCCATGCCGCTTTATCGAAAACTCGCAACCCGGCTACATCCTTTATTATTCTCGCTTTTTACCGGAAAAAAAATTACGGACAGTACCAACGGGTTTCGCGCTTTTCGTCTGGCTCTGTGCAAAGATGAACGGATCAATTTAAGGCAGGAGTGGCTAAACGCTTACGAATTAGAACCGTATCTTTTCTTTAAAGCCGTGACATTGGGTTATCGCGTCAGGGAAGTTGGTGTGACGAAAATTTATCCTCCGAAAAAACTTGGATATACGAAAATGCAACCCGTTATCGGATGGTGGAGCATTTTGCGTCCACTTTTTTATTTAGGGTTCAGGCTAAGAAAGTGA
- a CDS encoding acyltransferase: MMANYFKHKTALVGKKAKVGKKTRVWAFVNIQDGAFVGEHCNICDGCFIEKGAIVGNHVTIKNGVSIFSGITLEDDVFCGANTAFINDRHPRSHRKDPWVLEKTLVKKGATIGANVTLLCGITIGEYAFIGAGSVVTKDVAPFAIVVGHPAEPKGYACRCGKRLDDSLRCSCGLFYSLTSQGLKLDE; encoded by the coding sequence ATGATGGCAAATTATTTTAAACATAAAACAGCATTGGTCGGGAAAAAAGCCAAAGTCGGTAAGAAAACCCGCGTGTGGGCCTTTGTGAATATTCAAGACGGTGCTTTTGTTGGAGAGCATTGCAATATTTGTGACGGATGTTTTATCGAAAAAGGGGCTATCGTCGGTAATCATGTTACGATCAAAAACGGTGTTTCGATCTTTAGCGGAATTACTTTAGAAGATGATGTTTTTTGCGGAGCGAACACAGCTTTTATTAATGATCGTCATCCGCGCAGCCATCGTAAAGACCCTTGGGTTTTAGAAAAGACACTTGTTAAAAAAGGAGCAACCATCGGAGCGAATGTTACGCTTTTATGCGGCATTACGATCGGTGAATATGCTTTTATCGGCGCGGGAAGCGTTGTGACAAAAGATGTCGCGCCCTTTGCTATCGTCGTCGGCCACCCGGCCGAACCCAAGGGTTATGCCTGTCGCTGTGGGAAAAGATTGGATGATTCTCTGCGATGCTCCTGCGGGCTATTTTATTCACTGACTTCCCAGGGATTAAAGTTGGATGAATAA
- a CDS encoding Gfo/Idh/MocA family oxidoreductase: MVTIGVIGCGHWGPNHIRIFSQGANSKVAMCADLDAERLKAIKGLFPSVTAVSDYKEILKNPEITAVCIATPTNSHYALVKESLENNKHVLCEKPLALTAKECRELKELASQKNKILMVGHVFVFNAGIVRLKEYIKSGELGSVYYAHSERTNLGPFRYDVNALWDLAPHDISIFNYLLDSCPISVSARGQKCLGNSLEDLAFATLEYPKNILVNIHVSWLDPRKVRQITIVGDKKMVIWDDLDNNGPVKLYDKHVERTAVFYESYGEFQLLSKEGSITIPKIGLAEPLKLQSQYFIDCVEKNKNPDLADAQKAADVVRTLCAIQESIVKRGVPVEVL; this comes from the coding sequence TTGGTTACCATTGGCGTTATCGGTTGCGGGCATTGGGGCCCCAATCATATCCGTATTTTTTCTCAGGGGGCGAACTCAAAAGTCGCTATGTGCGCTGACCTGGATGCGGAAAGACTTAAAGCCATTAAAGGTTTGTTCCCATCCGTAACGGCTGTTTCTGATTATAAGGAAATTTTAAAAAATCCCGAAATCACGGCTGTTTGCATCGCAACACCGACCAACAGCCATTATGCCTTGGTCAAAGAATCTCTGGAAAACAATAAGCATGTTCTTTGCGAGAAGCCGTTAGCGCTCACAGCTAAAGAATGCCGTGAATTAAAAGAGCTGGCTTCACAGAAAAATAAGATCCTCATGGTGGGACATGTTTTTGTTTTTAACGCCGGTATTGTCCGCCTCAAAGAATATATCAAATCCGGGGAATTGGGATCAGTCTACTATGCCCATTCGGAGCGTACGAATCTGGGGCCTTTTCGTTACGATGTCAACGCGCTTTGGGACTTAGCGCCGCACGATATTTCTATTTTTAATTATTTGTTAGACAGCTGTCCGATCAGTGTTTCCGCTCGCGGGCAAAAATGCCTCGGAAACTCTTTAGAAGATTTAGCATTCGCCACGTTAGAATATCCTAAGAATATTCTTGTGAATATTCATGTCAGTTGGCTTGACCCTAGAAAAGTCCGGCAGATCACCATTGTCGGCGATAAAAAAATGGTGATCTGGGACGATTTGGATAATAATGGCCCTGTTAAGCTTTATGACAAACACGTCGAGCGGACAGCCGTTTTTTATGAGTCCTACGGCGAATTCCAGCTTTTATCCAAAGAGGGAAGCATCACGATCCCTAAGATCGGTTTAGCGGAACCCTTAAAATTGCAAAGTCAGTATTTCATTGATTGTGTTGAGAAAAATAAGAATCCGGATCTGGCGGATGCGCAAAAAGCCGCAGATGTGGTGCGTACTTTGTGCGCTATCCAGGAATCTATTGTAAAACGCGGTGTTCCCGTTGAGGTTTTGTAA
- a CDS encoding glycosyltransferase family 39 protein encodes MTAIFPYLLSTALGYLLIRTLFRNQTPVSIYFYFFVSIGAGLGLSTYITFFSFLLFDQLNQFFVLAAHAVILCLFILTGKFLLKLSWKDLFIVRKFCTRELLLFLILIFASVPLLIHCQFYPNGGWDAWSCWNLKARYLFLGGEEWQNMLNPILWRSSPHYPLLLPLINVWGWMFSDQTLPATPMITSVVFTFITSGLLLFSLNEITSKIASALGMLLIAVLPFFVTIGTSQYCDIVLGYFLLGSFVCAILGIRKNSLPLIALSGLFLGFLSFTKPEGTLASLLIVFLFCAYLVLRQTQFTPNFRKIITYFLITFLFSALPTILFQIVYSPGNQTFINGLSSSSDPSNFSRLQLIGSFFLVELGSQKWNGLWIFLGVGIVLMGRKCWQGTTLILPLFFLIYLLTIFFYYFLNTYFAAAWWLSVTLNRILLTLLPSAIFWVFSSLGRLSQEK; translated from the coding sequence ATGACCGCCATTTTCCCTTATCTACTCTCAACAGCTTTAGGTTATTTGCTGATAAGGACTTTATTTAGAAATCAAACTCCGGTCAGCATTTATTTTTACTTCTTTGTTTCCATTGGCGCCGGTTTAGGCTTAAGCACTTACATAACTTTCTTTAGTTTTCTTTTATTTGATCAATTAAATCAATTTTTTGTTCTTGCGGCACACGCAGTAATCCTATGCCTATTTATTTTGACCGGAAAATTTCTCCTAAAACTTTCCTGGAAAGATCTCTTTATCGTCAGGAAATTTTGCACTCGGGAGCTTTTATTGTTCCTGATCCTTATTTTTGCCTCTGTTCCCCTGCTTATCCACTGCCAATTTTATCCCAATGGCGGCTGGGATGCCTGGTCTTGTTGGAACTTAAAAGCCCGTTACCTTTTTCTCGGCGGCGAAGAGTGGCAAAATATGCTAAACCCAATTCTGTGGCGCTCCAGCCCTCACTATCCGCTTCTTTTACCTCTTATTAATGTCTGGGGGTGGATGTTCTCTGACCAGACGCTACCGGCAACCCCGATGATCACCTCGGTCGTATTCACGTTCATCACATCCGGGCTTTTGCTCTTTAGCTTAAATGAAATAACATCCAAGATCGCGTCTGCTTTAGGTATGCTGCTTATAGCCGTGTTGCCGTTTTTTGTGACCATCGGAACAAGCCAGTACTGCGATATTGTTCTAGGTTATTTTCTTTTAGGGAGCTTTGTTTGCGCGATTCTTGGTATTCGGAAAAATTCTTTGCCTTTGATCGCTTTATCGGGATTGTTTCTTGGATTTTTGAGCTTCACAAAGCCGGAAGGAACGCTGGCTTCTTTACTGATCGTCTTTTTGTTTTGCGCGTATCTTGTTCTTCGGCAAACACAATTTACCCCGAATTTCAGAAAAATTATTACGTATTTTCTAATAACATTTCTTTTTTCGGCCCTACCAACAATTCTTTTCCAGATCGTTTACTCTCCGGGAAATCAAACATTTATCAACGGGCTCTCTTCGTCATCTGATCCGTCTAATTTTTCCAGATTACAGCTCATCGGAAGTTTCTTTCTAGTGGAATTAGGAAGCCAAAAATGGAACGGCCTTTGGATCTTTTTAGGAGTAGGAATTGTGCTTATGGGTAGGAAATGCTGGCAAGGAACAACGCTAATTTTGCCGCTATTTTTCTTAATTTATCTTCTTACGATCTTCTTTTATTATTTTCTGAATACTTATTTTGCGGCCGCCTGGTGGCTATCCGTCACACTCAACAGAATTCTTCTAACACTGCTGCCTTCTGCTATTTTCTGGGTCTTTTCTTCTTTGGGCCGGCTCAGCCAAGAAAAATAA
- the greA gene encoding transcription elongation factor GreA → MSGELYLTKEGHRKLHDELERLKTTERRKIAKAIGEARLQGDISENAEYDAAKDAQAHCEARIAELEMKLSRVRIIENENIPTDKIFIGATATLKDLDTGEETKYTLVSPEEANYEEGKISIFSPVGKSLMGKAIGEKLVIRVPAGDLNYQVLKIERL, encoded by the coding sequence ATGTCTGGGGAACTTTATTTGACCAAGGAAGGGCATCGAAAATTACACGATGAGCTAGAGCGGCTCAAAACTACGGAGCGCCGGAAAATTGCCAAGGCTATCGGCGAGGCCAGGCTGCAGGGAGATATTTCAGAGAACGCGGAATATGATGCCGCGAAAGATGCCCAGGCGCATTGCGAGGCGCGTATTGCCGAGCTGGAAATGAAATTATCCAGAGTGCGGATCATTGAAAACGAGAATATTCCGACCGACAAGATCTTTATCGGAGCGACGGCGACATTAAAGGATCTTGATACAGGCGAAGAAACAAAATATACGCTTGTTTCTCCGGAAGAGGCCAATTATGAAGAAGGAAAGATCTCTATTTTTTCTCCGGTGGGAAAATCTCTGATGGGAAAAGCCATTGGAGAGAAATTAGTGATCCGTGTTCCGGCGGGAGACCTCAACTATCAGGTCTTAAAGATCGAGCGGCTTTAA